A region of the Stieleria neptunia genome:
TTCTGGAGGACGTGATCATCATCAAGGGGCCGTTTGCGGCTCGATACGGCCCCGGATTTGATTTCATCGACTTTCAAGTGATGCAGTCGCCACGCTATGAGAACGGATTCGAATCGCACGGCAGTTCGACGGCTGAATACAAGAGCAATGGCGAACAATGGTACGGACGTCAGTCCGTTTGGGGCGGCAATCAAGACTATGGGTTTCGCATCGGCTACGGCAAGCGTTCGGGGAGCGATTACCACGACGGAAACGGCGACGAATACCTTTCCAGCTATCAATCACAGGACGTCGACGTCGCGTTCGGTTGTGACCTGACACCGTATCGGCACCTGGAAATAAGCTACATCTGGTTGGAACTCAACGACGTCGAGGTGCCGACACAACTGTTGGACATCGACCACCTGCGGACTCACGGGATCGACGCCAACTACGTGGTGGAGGATTCGGGGATCTTCGATGTCTTGACGTTCAATACCTGGTACAACGAAACCAGTTTGAACGGAAACGCCAATTCCCAGGCCAAGCGAGAGGCGATTCCGTTTCTCGGGACCAACATTGGGATGATCCGATCCAACGCCCGCAACATGTCCACCGGATACTCGCTCTCGGGCGATTGGGTTTCCGATGACAGTGTCACCACCGTGGGCAGTGACCTTCGCTATCTGACGCAGGAAGTCAATCAGTTTTCGGAACTGCCGCTTCTGTCTCCACCGTTTATCAACGGCAATGACGCCTCAGCGGAGGTGAACGGCCCCGTTCCCGAAGCGTATTGGGCGAACCCGGGGTTGTTCATGGAACGGATTCGCCGTGTGACGGATCGATTGACCGTCAGTGTCGGCGGCCGTGTCGACGTGGTCGAGACGAATGCCAAGACCGTCGTCGATCAGGTCGGCGGATTGACAGGCCCGTTAATTCTAAACGGGCCCAACGGAGAATTTCCGTTCGTTTACAACCCCAACGGTGATCCCGTCAACGTGATCGACCCCGGCACCGGCAATGTCCTGACGTTTCCGGGCGTGCAGGCGGAATTGGACGATTTATTGCTGGGAGACTTTGATCGTTCTTTCGGGCTGGGATCGCTTTATGTGGACGCCGACTACCAGCTCAATTCCGAGTGGACCACCGGCATCGGGTTCGGTTATGGCATGCGTGCACCGACCATGACGGAACTGTATTCGTTCCAGCACATTTCCACGATCTTCCCCCAGCAAACGTTCTCCATCTTGTTCGGCAATCCCAACCTGGAGCCGGAACGCCGTTACCAGATCAATGCGTCCTTGGCGACCGACAAAGGCTGGTATCGCGCCCGGGTCAGTGGGTTTGCCGCTTGGATCGAGAATTACATCACCTACGATGCTCTGTCGCCTGATTTCTATGCCTTTCAAACCGTCAACACGGATCTGGCCACGCTGGTCGGGTTTGACTACGAAGGAGAAATGGATTTGACCAAGCGAACCAACGGGTTTGTCACGGCCAGCTATACCCAAGGCCGTGATCGGACGCGGACGTCGAATCCGGCGCCTAGTGGCTTTGATCCTCCGGGGTCTGAATTGCGCAGTTTGTTGGCCGGCACCGAAAGTGAAGCGTTGCCGAACATGCTGCCCTTGCAAGCCCGCGTCGGTCTGCGCCTGAACAACGGCTGCGACCAGCATTCTCCGTGGGGCCTCGAAGTCTCCGCGTTGTTCGTCGCCGGTCAAGATCTCGTCGCCAACTCGCTCGGCGAGGTGCGAACCCCCGGCTACAGCATTTTTGACCTGCGTGGCTACTGGCGACCGACCGACGCGGTCACGGTCCACGCGGGGGTGGAAAACTTTGGGGACAACCAGTACCGGAGCCATCTCGATCCGGCCGGACGAGAATTGACATTCCTGCCAGGGGCCCCACCGAGCACGGCAGCCTCGTTTGGCAGCGTGAACCAACCCGGGGCAAACTTCTATCTCGCGACGGAGTTCAGGTACTAGGAAATGGGCGGCGAATCAGTCGAATAGGCATCCAGACGCGTCGATGCCGGAATGATAGGCTGGAAGCCTGTCCCACTTGAGCTGCGGTGTAGGTCAGGCTGTGCCTGACGGACAATCTTAGGCGGAAACCGTTCCGCAGCATTTGCCCAACGGGCATCAACAACATAGCCTGGGGTCAGGGAACGAGCGCAGCGGAGTGACCGCCACCCCAGGGAAAGAATGCCAAACCCGCTCTCTCCCCGTTTCGATCGGCCGGCGGCTCTGCCGCCGGCCGATCGAAACGGGGAGGGTTTACGATGGATCGTGGACCTGGGGTTACGCCCGGATTCGCTGGGGCTCATCCGGTCTCACCCCAGGCTATGTTGTTGATCGCCTTTGGCGAACCAAGCCGAGTGATCCTTGATCCACCACGGAACAAGAACGACGAAAGTCTCATCCGCCACAATGCATGAAATAGCGGTCATTCTGCGCAGCCCAGGCGTAGGGCGGAGCCTGGGAACAAGTCTTGAGCCATGGGTGACATTTAACGATAGACGGACCACTACGCAGCTGGCATGCACAGCATGCCCTACTCCGCGTAGACAGGAAGCGGTTGCTGGGCTGGGTTGGCAT
Encoded here:
- a CDS encoding TonB-dependent receptor domain-containing protein → MPRQRIFCRNWIASGLLLLPVTFGGAIAGTTAVAGSPRPVTPQEPHGELVDVIVGELGDADVESDAGLHRADGKESGIAAAFSAPSQKSVEDGDPAVDQVLFQVDQTTPLVPAPQTFESPIRLTPQAREFADTILASRDTSLLSSRRRRYSRSRSDVVFGSEAKFRVSTDAGNLLGKSITAPGVQAKSRSPIITDTKVHGSTVGQLIASGSYWFPARQDLDTVLNKIDSRILEDVIIIKGPFAARYGPGFDFIDFQVMQSPRYENGFESHGSSTAEYKSNGEQWYGRQSVWGGNQDYGFRIGYGKRSGSDYHDGNGDEYLSSYQSQDVDVAFGCDLTPYRHLEISYIWLELNDVEVPTQLLDIDHLRTHGIDANYVVEDSGIFDVLTFNTWYNETSLNGNANSQAKREAIPFLGTNIGMIRSNARNMSTGYSLSGDWVSDDSVTTVGSDLRYLTQEVNQFSELPLLSPPFINGNDASAEVNGPVPEAYWANPGLFMERIRRVTDRLTVSVGGRVDVVETNAKTVVDQVGGLTGPLILNGPNGEFPFVYNPNGDPVNVIDPGTGNVLTFPGVQAELDDLLLGDFDRSFGLGSLYVDADYQLNSEWTTGIGFGYGMRAPTMTELYSFQHISTIFPQQTFSILFGNPNLEPERRYQINASLATDKGWYRARVSGFAAWIENYITYDALSPDFYAFQTVNTDLATLVGFDYEGEMDLTKRTNGFVTASYTQGRDRTRTSNPAPSGFDPPGSELRSLLAGTESEALPNMLPLQARVGLRLNNGCDQHSPWGLEVSALFVAGQDLVANSLGEVRTPGYSIFDLRGYWRPTDAVTVHAGVENFGDNQYRSHLDPAGRELTFLPGAPPSTAASFGSVNQPGANFYLATEFRY